The genome window AACAGGACCGGCGCCAGGACCGGCGCCAGGACCGGCGCGAGCGCGAACCCGAGATTTCGAACGGGTGCTCCGCGCGCCCTCGATCGTCCGGCCCCAGCAGCGGTGGCGCCGTCGTTCGTGCCGGCAGTCACGTCGGCGTTCATGTCGGTGTTCATGTCGGTCCACTTCCTCCGGATCGGCCGTGCTCCGGGCCACCAGCACATCGGTCGGGGCCCGCCCTGCCATCGAACCGGGCCGAACCCCTCCGGCGAAGGGGCCAGCCAGGGGGCCGGGGAGGGGCCAGAATGGGAGGCCGAGAGGAGTCGGCCCGTGATCGATGACCGTCGGCGGAAGTTCGGAGCGCGCCTCGCGCTGCTGCGGCGGACGGCGGGGTTGAGCCAGCGCCAGCTGGCCGCCCGGCTCTGCATGGTGTCGGGACCGGCCACCGTCACCCACAACGAGATCTCCCGTTGGGAGCGGGGAGAACGGATCCCCAACGACTGGCTCCCCCTCATCGCCCGCGCCCTCTCTGTCCCCCTGGCCGACCTGGAACGGGCAGCCGCCCACGCCCGCGGCGACATCACCGCCCCGCAGCCCCGCCAAGACGTGGAGACGCTGCGTCAACTCCTCGCCACCGAGGACCTTCTGGTCCCCGTCCCGACGCGACCCGGGGGCCGGCTCGGCGCGCAGGCCGTAGCGGTACTGGCCGGGCGGGTCCACGGACTGCGGCTCGCGGACGACGTCCTGGCGGGACAGGACCTGATCGGCCCGGCCTTCCGGGAGTTGGGCGAGGCGGCGCGGCTGCACCGTGAGCACACATTCACCGAGGAGACCGGCCGGGCACTGCTCGTCCAGGTCGGTGAGCTGGCCCAGATCGCCGGCTGGATCGCCAGCGACGCGGGCTGCGGCGATCACGCGGAACAGGCCTACCGGCTCGGCATCTCAGCCGCTCGACAGGCCGGGGACCGCCCGCTGCTCGGCCAGCTCGAAGGCTCCCTCGCCTACCACTGGAGCAACAACGGCCGCGCGCGCGACGGTCGGGACCTCGCACGGGCGGCGCTGACCGATGCGGGCCCAGCGGCGCACCCCAAGACCAGGGCCCTGTTCCTGGACCGCATCGCCTGGACCCACACCCGCACCGGCGAACCGCAACCGGCGTTGACCGCGCTCGGCCGCGCCCACGAAGCACTCTCGGCGGACGCGACCGAGGAGGCGCCGCAGTGGGCCTACTGGGTCTCCGAGGACGAGTTGCGGGTGATGGACGCCCGTGTCGCGACCGAACTGCGCCGCCCGCTCCGGGCGGTACCGCTGCTGACCGAGGTCCTGGCCACCTACGACCCCACCCACGCGCGCGAGATCGCCCTCTACCGGTCCTGGCTCGCGATGGCCCTCGCCGACGCCAACGAGCCGGAGCAGGCGGCCGAGCAGGCACGGAACGTCATCGCCGGCGGTGTGGCCAGCGAGCGGATCGCCGAACGGTCCCGTGTCCTCCTGCACCGCCTGGGCGCGTTCGCGGAGGTCCCCGAGGTGCGCGCGCTGCTCGACGGGTACGACCACCTTCTGCGGCAGGAGCGGCAGTAGCCGAGCGAGCGCTCGATACACACGTGCAGGTCCCACTGAGAGGAAGATCGGATGAC of Kitasatospora viridis contains these proteins:
- a CDS encoding helix-turn-helix domain-containing protein, whose translation is MIDDRRRKFGARLALLRRTAGLSQRQLAARLCMVSGPATVTHNEISRWERGERIPNDWLPLIARALSVPLADLERAAAHARGDITAPQPRQDVETLRQLLATEDLLVPVPTRPGGRLGAQAVAVLAGRVHGLRLADDVLAGQDLIGPAFRELGEAARLHREHTFTEETGRALLVQVGELAQIAGWIASDAGCGDHAEQAYRLGISAARQAGDRPLLGQLEGSLAYHWSNNGRARDGRDLARAALTDAGPAAHPKTRALFLDRIAWTHTRTGEPQPALTALGRAHEALSADATEEAPQWAYWVSEDELRVMDARVATELRRPLRAVPLLTEVLATYDPTHAREIALYRSWLAMALADANEPEQAAEQARNVIAGGVASERIAERSRVLLHRLGAFAEVPEVRALLDGYDHLLRQERQ